ctaacctaactggtagcaatgcggtggaagaggatttcctggagtgtattcgggatggttttctagaccaatatgtcgaggaaccaactagggagctggccatcctagactgggtgatgtgtactgagaaagcaatcttgttgtgcgaggccccttggggaagagtgaccataacatggtagaattctttattaagatggagagtgacacagttaattcagaaattaaggtcctgaacttaaggaaaggtaacttcgatggtttgaggcgtgaattggctagaatagactggcaaatgatacttaaagggttgacggtggataggcaataacaaacatttaaagatcacatggatgaacttcagcaattctacatccctgactaaaataaaacggggaagatggctcaaccgtggctaacaagggaaattgaggatagtattaaatccaaggaagaggcatataaattggccagaaaaagcagcaaacctgaggactgggagaaatttaaaattcagcagaggaggacaaagggtttaattaagagggggaaaatagagtacgagaagaagcttgctgggagcataaaaactgactgcaaaagcttctatagatatgtgaagagaaaaagattagtaaagacaaacgtaggtcccttgcagtcggattcaggtgaatttataatgaggaacaaagaaatggcagaccaattgaacaaatactctggtcttgtcttcacgaaggaagacacaaataaccttctggaggtactaggggactgagggtctagtgagaaggagaaactgaaggatatccttattacgcgggaaattgtgttgtggaaattgatgggattgaaggccgataaatccccggggcctgatagtctgcatcccagagtacttaaggaagtgaccctagaaatagtggatgcattggtgatcattttccaacagtctatcaactctggatcagtccctattgactggagggtagcttatgtaacaccactttttaaaaagggagggagagagaaagcgggtaattatagaccggttagcctgacatcagtagtggggaaaatgttggaatcaattattaaggatgaaatagcagcgcatttggaaagcagtaacaggatgggtccaagtcagcatagatttatgaagggaaaatcatgcttgacaaatcttctgaaattttttgaggatgtaactagtagagtggacaagggagaaccagtggatgtggtgtattttaactttcaaaaggcttttgacaaggtcccacacaagagattggtgtgcaaaatcaaagcacatggtattgggggtaatatatggacgtggatagagaactggttggcagacaggaagcagagagttgggataaacgggtcattttcagaatggcaggcagtgactagtggagtgccgcagggctcagtgctgggaccccagctctttacaatatacatcaatgatttagatgaagggattgagtgtaatatctccaagtttgcagatgacactaaactgtgtggtggtgtgagctgtgagggggaagctaagaggctgcatggttacttggacaggttaggtgagtgggaaaatgcatggcagatgcagtataatgtgggtaagtgtaaggttatccactttgggggcaaaaacgcgaagacagaatattatctgaatggcagcagattaggaacaggggaggtgtaacgagacctgggtgtcatggtacatcattgaaagctggcatacaggtacagcaggcggtgaagaaggcgaatggtatgttggccttcatagcgaggggatttgagtatcggagcagggaggtcttactgcagttgtacagggccttggtgaggcctcatctggaatattgtgctcagttttgatctcctaatctgaggaaggacgttcttgctattgagggagtgcagcgaaggttcaccagactgattcatggggtggctggactgacatatgaggagagactggatcaactgggcctttattcactggagttagaaggatgagagaggatctcatagaaacatataagattctgacgggacgggacaggttagatgcgggtagaatgtttccgatgctggggaagtccagaaccaggggacacagtcttaggataaggggtaggccatttaggactagatgaggagaaacatcttcactcagagagagttgttaacctgtggaattccctgccgcagagagttgttgatgccaattcattggatatattcaagagggagttagatatggcccttacggctaagacgatcaaggggtatggagagaaagcaggaaaagggtagtgagcgaatgatcagccatgatcttattgaatagtggtgcaggctcgaagggccgaatggcctactcctgcacctattttctatgtttctatgtttctttcagttATTTTACATACAAGTTTCCCAATACTCACCAAGTTTCTCCACAGCTTCAACGCACACACTTGGATACATCCCCTCTGTGTAAGTAGCACAGATAATATATGATTCTGTCTTTACCAACAGCAGGCCCTCCTTATTCTGTTCAAAGAAACCAGCATCCAGTTATTAAACAGCTTAATTCATAATTCAATATCAGTTTTAACGAAGCTCCACAAAAAGAAATTGCTGATTCCAGACATGCCCTGAATAAATGGCTTAAAAATGCAGTACACAAAACCTGACCAAATATAAGTCAATTCCTCTACTCTTTTCATTTTAAACTTGATAGACAGTAGCAGCTCATTCACATCTGTTTGCAGTTATTCTCTTCAAATATTTCTCACTTAGATCAATATCAGTCTTTGACACAAGCAGTAGAAAGATGCACAAAGGGCAGTACAGTAGGTACAGTTTAAAATGCATAAAGATTGAACAGGAAGTGAATATGTGCCTACTATTTTAATATAAATAATAATAAATCTCAGCTTACATATTTACCGTACACTGAATTCATATCTGCTCTCACACATAGGTAGTTTACATTCTTAAAGGAAAAGCCACCTTCTCGGATGTTGCCTGGCTGCTTGAATGCATTCACGAAGGCCTGAGTTTCCACTGGTTCCAACTAACAAAAACAAAGTGTTTCATATTATTGGAAACTATTTTTCATTTTACAGAAACCTATTGTTAACTGTTAGAAATCAGGGTTACCCGAAACTAATGCCGTGTTTAGAATTGTATGTTTCTACTCGAGTCACATAAAGGGTTCATGCATAAGCTATGTTTTACCCGAGAATACTTAAGTTTTGCTTCCCTTGGGAGATTGTCTCGAGACAGTGGTTAGATTAGAGAATGCATAACATTTTGACTTAGGctttaatttggccaatgaagATCAATctaatgtttcttccattattactAATAACCAAGTATAATACTAAggtagaatttggagtttgtttaacaTTAAAAGTTAATTAGTATAAAATACATAGAATGTGTTTGATACGGGTAAGAGTCTCCATGGCAACTGGCTGGAGTAAGACAGTTCTAACAAAGGGCTTCTCTTTTAATGGCCCCAAATTTTGCCTGAGAATGCCGGAGGACAAGACAAGATAAGACTCAGATGGATGAATTGGCTTTCAAAACTCTAAACAAGATGGATGTATAATGGTTGTAAAGACCCTTCCTTCAGGGTGAGTCTTCATCAGCAAGTATAGAAAAAGATCTCGAGGCCCCATTGGGTATAGAGTTTTTAGGAGAACCTCGATAAGCCAAGAGGTGCTGTCAATATCCGattccaggcccacccctaaaaacacAATAAAAGTAACACCCTGAAGGCCTATCCTTGCAAAACGGTGGAGGGAAAGACTGGGAGTTGTGCTGGTCGATTGCTCTTTGAGAgcaatcccatgctttaccgaaggagaCTCTAgatgagagaaaaagagaggccgTAAACCAGAGAACTGCTCACCTGCGTTATCCGTTTGTCCAATCAGGATTggataccagctacttgtcacagtcgtatatttttgctgtataactaatgtgttatattccgtcttaaattctgattaaacacaatgggcGAGAAATTTGGTTGTGTAATGCCTCATTTTGCAGCCTGGAGGGGTGTTAACGCGTCTCGAATGGCTTAACGCCCGGCTGGGCAGATTGTAGTGTCCCGACGGGAAATTTGGTTCATGTTTACTGGCAGCTCAAAACGCTACTGCCTCGCCGTCTAACATCAGTCAGATCATGGCGTCAGTACGCATGCAGTGACCTGCTAGTGTCTCGCTCGCAAAATTAGGAGCGGCTGCCTCATTTAGCATCCGCTGCTGTAGCGGAgaaaccaggcggtcccaccatctttaagaacgtaagaaataggagcaggagtaggctatttg
This genomic stretch from Pristiophorus japonicus isolate sPriJap1 chromosome 7, sPriJap1.hap1, whole genome shotgun sequence harbors:
- the pfn4 gene encoding profilin-4 isoform X3, with amino-acid sequence MGEYQDLLTQSLLATNHVHHCAIINLKNVSVVTASKGFKLEPVETQAFVNAFKQPGNIREGGFSFKNVNYLCVRADMNSVYGKYNKEGLLLVKTESYIICATYTEGMYPSVCVEAVEKLGEYFKTKGK
- the pfn4 gene encoding profilin-4 isoform X2 — its product is MTRLLDSTLSDKFKMGEYQDLLTQSLLATNHVHHCAIINLKNVSVVTASKGFKLEPVETQAFVNAFKQPGNIREGGFSFKNVNYLCVRADMNSVYGKYNKEGLLLVKTESYIICATYTEGMYPSVCVEAVEKLGEYFKTKGK